A genomic stretch from Alloyangia pacifica includes:
- the alr gene encoding alanine racemase → MAQAQLTVDLDAIRANWRALDALSDCETGAVVKANSYGLGADRVAPMLGREGVRRFFTATVEEGAAVRKALGDGPEINVFGGHMAGDAALIKSAGLTPMLNSIDQMLRHVEALPGHPFGIQLDSGMNRLGMEAEEWSALRELAMKQKPRLIMSHLACADEPNHGMNAHQLRNFCEMTDGLDAPRSLAATGGILLGKNYHFDVTRPGIGLYGAMPFRDARRVVSLHLPVIQTREVKTGESVGYGNNFVARSPMKVATISAGYADGLQRALAPKTYLWAGETRCKLLGRISMDLITVDVTAVDNVPDALELLGPHQSVDQLANHIDTIGYEILTSLGGRYARSYAGE, encoded by the coding sequence ATGGCACAGGCACAGCTTACCGTCGATCTCGACGCGATCCGCGCCAACTGGCGCGCCCTCGACGCCCTCTCCGACTGCGAGACCGGCGCCGTCGTCAAGGCAAACTCCTACGGTCTCGGCGCCGATCGCGTCGCGCCGATGCTGGGGCGCGAGGGCGTGCGCCGCTTCTTCACTGCCACGGTGGAAGAAGGCGCGGCGGTGCGCAAGGCGCTGGGGGACGGCCCCGAGATCAACGTCTTCGGCGGCCACATGGCCGGGGATGCTGCGTTGATCAAGTCCGCCGGGCTGACGCCGATGTTGAACTCCATCGACCAGATGTTGCGCCACGTCGAGGCGCTGCCCGGCCATCCCTTCGGCATCCAGCTCGACAGCGGCATGAACCGGCTCGGCATGGAGGCCGAAGAATGGTCCGCACTGCGCGAGCTGGCGATGAAGCAGAAGCCCCGGCTGATCATGTCGCACCTTGCCTGCGCGGACGAGCCAAACCATGGGATGAACGCCCACCAGCTGCGCAATTTCTGCGAGATGACAGACGGGCTCGACGCGCCGCGCTCGCTCGCGGCCACGGGCGGCATCCTGCTGGGCAAGAACTACCATTTCGATGTCACCCGCCCCGGCATCGGTCTTTACGGCGCGATGCCCTTCCGCGATGCCCGGCGCGTGGTCTCTCTGCATCTTCCGGTGATCCAGACCCGCGAGGTCAAGACCGGCGAGTCGGTGGGCTACGGCAACAACTTCGTTGCCCGCTCGCCGATGAAGGTCGCGACGATCTCGGCGGGCTACGCCGACGGGCTACAGCGCGCGCTCGCCCCCAAGACATATCTCTGGGCCGGCGAGACCCGCTGCAAGCTGCTTGGCCGCATCTCGATGGACCTCATCACCGTCGACGTCACCGCGGTCGACAACGTTCCCGATGCGCTCGAGTTGCTCGGCCCGCACCAGAGCGTCGACCAGCTGGCCAACCACATCGACACGATCGGCTACGAGATCCTCACCTCGCTCGGGGGCCGCTACGCGCGGAGCTACGCAGGCGAATGA
- a CDS encoding MlaE family ABC transporter permease — protein MSLMRTLVAAPAAALGTLGAAVIRALGAAGRLTLFALAALSHIGRPPLYPREFGMALLHVGWLSLPVVGMTAIFTGGALALQIYSGGARFNAEAVVPQIVAIGMVRELGPVLVGLMIAARVTSSIAAEIATMKVTEQIDALVTLSTDPMKYLVAPRLLAALVTVPLLVAVGDVIGIAGGYAVATSALGFNPVGYLANTLNFLEPLDVLSSLAKGCAFGGIAALMGCYCGMHSGRGAQGVGRATKSSVEAAAILILAANFLLTGVFFSA, from the coding sequence ATGAGCCTGATGCGAACCCTCGTCGCCGCGCCCGCAGCGGCGCTGGGAACGCTCGGCGCCGCGGTGATCCGTGCGCTGGGGGCGGCCGGGCGGCTGACGCTCTTCGCCCTCGCCGCGCTGAGCCACATCGGCCGCCCGCCGCTTTACCCGCGTGAATTCGGCATGGCGCTGCTGCACGTTGGCTGGCTGTCGCTGCCTGTGGTGGGCATGACGGCGATTTTTACGGGCGGCGCGCTGGCGCTGCAGATCTACTCCGGCGGCGCGCGGTTCAATGCCGAGGCGGTGGTGCCGCAAATCGTCGCCATCGGCATGGTGCGCGAGTTGGGGCCGGTGCTGGTCGGGTTGATGATCGCCGCGCGCGTCACGTCCTCGATCGCCGCCGAGATCGCCACGATGAAGGTCACCGAGCAGATCGACGCTCTGGTCACCCTCTCGACCGACCCGATGAAATACCTCGTCGCGCCGCGCCTGCTGGCCGCGCTCGTCACGGTGCCGCTGCTGGTGGCGGTGGGCGACGTGATCGGCATCGCCGGGGGCTACGCCGTGGCCACCAGCGCGCTCGGCTTCAATCCAGTGGGCTATCTTGCAAACACGCTGAACTTCCTCGAGCCGCTCGACGTGCTCTCCTCGCTGGCGAAGGGGTGCGCCTTCGGCGGCATCGCCGCGCTCATGGGCTGCTATTGCGGCATGCACTCGGGCCGCGGAGCGCAGGGCGTGGGTCGCGCCACCAAGTCCTCGGTCGAGGCAGCGGCGATCCTCATCCTTGCCGCCAACTTCCTGCTCACGGGGGTGTTCTTTTCGGCATGA
- a CDS encoding ABC transporter ATP-binding protein: MITLTELHKSFDGAPVLRGASLHVPKGSSMVIIGGSGTGKSVLLKCILGLVTPDSGSITIDGHDATRGEREALLSRFGMLFQGAALFDSLPVWQNVAFRLLRGPLKRPRGEAREIAIEKLRRVGLGPEVADRLPAELSGGMQKRVGLARAIAAEPEIIFFDEPTTGLDPIMAGVINALIREIVTEMGATALTITHDMSSVRAIADRVAMLHAGKIRWEGPVGEMDATADPYVQQFIHGHATGPIEALR; this comes from the coding sequence ATGATCACTCTTACCGAGCTGCACAAGAGTTTTGACGGCGCCCCCGTGCTGCGCGGCGCCAGCCTGCATGTGCCCAAGGGCAGTTCGATGGTGATCATCGGCGGCTCGGGCACGGGCAAGTCGGTGCTGCTGAAGTGCATCCTCGGGCTCGTCACCCCCGACAGCGGCAGCATCACCATCGACGGGCACGACGCGACACGCGGCGAGCGCGAGGCGCTGCTCTCGCGCTTCGGCATGCTGTTTCAGGGAGCGGCCCTCTTTGACTCGCTCCCGGTCTGGCAGAACGTCGCCTTCCGCCTGCTGCGCGGTCCACTCAAGCGTCCCCGCGGCGAGGCCCGCGAGATCGCGATCGAGAAGCTGCGCCGCGTTGGCCTCGGCCCCGAGGTTGCTGACCGCCTGCCCGCCGAGCTTTCGGGCGGCATGCAAAAGCGCGTGGGGCTTGCGCGCGCCATCGCCGCCGAGCCCGAGATCATCTTTTTCGACGAGCCAACCACCGGGCTCGACCCGATCATGGCCGGGGTGATCAACGCACTGATCCGCGAGATCGTCACCGAGATGGGCGCCACCGCGCTAACCATCACCCACGACATGAGCTCGGTCCGCGCCATCGCCGATCGCGTCGCGATGCTGCATGCGGGCAAGATTCGCTGGGAAGGTCCAGTCGGAGAAATGGACGCCACAGCAGATCCTTACGTCCAACAGTTCATCCATGGGCACGCGACTGGCCCGATCGAGGCGCTGAGATGA
- a CDS encoding paraquat-inducible protein A, producing MLKYVNLALFVLYPLAWGAPLMHAGLLPLFGLSDISVLSGITTLWHSDIFLALVVALFALVAPLVKIGGLALVQFGGLPRRALPLINALGKLAMADIFLVAVYVTLIKGMGVGRIEIGWGLYLFTFCVLASLAIGLLESQKEATK from the coding sequence ATGCTGAAATACGTCAACCTCGCGCTCTTCGTGCTCTACCCGCTCGCTTGGGGGGCGCCGTTGATGCATGCGGGCCTGCTGCCGCTCTTCGGCCTGTCGGACATCAGCGTCCTGTCGGGGATCACCACGCTCTGGCACAGCGACATCTTCCTTGCGCTGGTTGTCGCGCTCTTTGCGCTGGTGGCGCCGCTGGTGAAGATCGGGGGGCTGGCGCTAGTCCAGTTCGGGGGGCTGCCCCGCCGCGCGCTGCCACTGATCAACGCCCTGGGCAAACTCGCGATGGCCGACATCTTTCTTGTTGCAGTCTACGTCACACTGATCAAGGGCATGGGCGTAGGCCGGATAGAGATCGGCTGGGGGCTCTACCTCTTCACCTTTTGCGTCCTGGCGTCGCTGGCCATAGGTTTGCTCGAAAGCCAAAAAGAGGCGACTAAATAA
- a CDS encoding DNA repair protein — protein sequence MVSQLRDAGLALHYILQKLAFIVVATVGVALLIWTAAAAAGLAPWLELDLSLGGQPIENAGLWVQCTLAGLALILVSFLPNAVHVMALERSHRSFHIGMRDIARAYTMSHRADREGVFKLQSEFDSVRERLAYLRDHPDLAELEPSVLEVAAQMSHVSRDLARTYSDRNVQRAQDFLVARQQEVEDFNIRIEKAKAAAVEIRRWHERLELDEAIAQAQLARLVDELEDILPEILPETTVTLDAPAPEFTEAPRQERVVPLPRAAE from the coding sequence ATGGTGTCCCAACTTCGTGACGCAGGTCTGGCCCTGCACTATATCCTCCAGAAGCTGGCATTCATTGTCGTGGCCACCGTCGGGGTGGCGCTGTTGATCTGGACCGCCGCTGCGGCTGCCGGGCTTGCGCCCTGGCTCGAACTTGACCTCAGCCTTGGTGGGCAACCGATTGAGAATGCCGGTCTTTGGGTGCAATGCACCTTGGCCGGACTTGCCCTGATACTTGTGTCCTTCCTGCCGAACGCCGTGCATGTGATGGCGTTGGAACGGTCGCACCGGTCGTTCCACATTGGAATGCGCGATATTGCCCGCGCCTATACGATGTCGCACCGCGCCGACCGCGAGGGGGTTTTCAAGCTGCAATCCGAGTTCGACTCGGTGCGTGAGAGGCTCGCCTACCTGCGTGACCATCCCGACCTCGCCGAACTCGAGCCCTCGGTGCTCGAGGTGGCGGCGCAGATGAGCCACGTCTCCCGCGATCTCGCCCGCACCTATTCCGATCGCAACGTGCAGCGGGCGCAGGATTTCCTGGTCGCCCGACAGCAAGAGGTCGAGGATTTCAACATTCGCATCGAAAAGGCCAAGGCGGCCGCGGTGGAGATCCGGCGCTGGCACGAACGGCTCGAGCTCGACGAGGCGATCGCGCAGGCGCAGCTTGCCCGGCTGGTGGATGAACTCGAGGATATCCTGCCCGAGATCCTGCCCGAAACCACGGTCACCCTGGACGCGCCCGCCCCCGAGTTCACCGAGGCGCCGCGTCAGGAACGCGTCGTGCCTCTGCCGCGCGCGGCCGAATGA
- the radA gene encoding DNA repair protein RadA, giving the protein MAKASANFVCQSCGNATSKWSGRCDACGEWNSITEEVPLSQGPGGKTLGATRGRKVALSDLATTEAAPPRTASKIEELDRVLGGGLVPGSAILVGGDPGIGKSTLLLQAAAAFAGAGQKVIYASGEEARAQVRMRAQRLGLGEAAVQLAAETNLRDILTTLEAEKPGLVIVDSIQTMWVDNVASAPGSVAQVRAAAHELTTFAKRHGTSVIMVGHVTKDGQIAGPRVVEHMVDTVLYFEGERGHQFRILRSVKNRFGPADEIGVFEMTGGGLAEVLNPSALFLSERGTPAPGSVVFSGIEGTRPVLVEFQALVAPTPQSQPRRSVVGWDGGRLAMILAVLEARCGIPFAGLDVYLNVAGGMKINEPAADLAVAAALLSAREDIAVPPETVVFGEISLSGALRPVGQTENRLKEAQKLGFSNAILPRGGKATGKSGMSLSQMPDLVTLVGEMFGAG; this is encoded by the coding sequence ATGGCCAAAGCTTCCGCGAATTTCGTCTGTCAGTCTTGCGGCAACGCCACCTCGAAATGGTCGGGGCGCTGCGATGCCTGCGGGGAATGGAACTCCATCACCGAAGAGGTGCCGCTCTCGCAGGGGCCCGGCGGCAAGACGCTGGGCGCCACGCGCGGGCGCAAAGTGGCGCTGTCGGATCTCGCCACGACCGAAGCCGCGCCGCCGCGCACCGCCTCGAAGATCGAGGAACTCGACCGCGTGCTTGGCGGCGGGCTGGTGCCCGGGTCGGCCATCCTGGTGGGCGGCGATCCCGGCATCGGCAAGTCGACTCTGCTGCTGCAGGCGGCTGCGGCCTTTGCCGGCGCCGGGCAAAAGGTGATCTACGCCTCGGGCGAGGAGGCACGCGCGCAGGTACGCATGCGCGCTCAGCGTCTGGGGCTTGGCGAGGCCGCGGTGCAGCTCGCCGCCGAAACCAACCTGCGCGACATCCTCACCACGCTCGAGGCCGAGAAGCCGGGGCTGGTGATCGTCGACTCGATCCAGACCATGTGGGTCGACAACGTCGCAAGCGCCCCGGGGTCGGTGGCGCAAGTGCGCGCCGCGGCCCATGAGCTGACCACCTTCGCCAAGCGCCACGGCACCTCGGTGATCATGGTTGGCCATGTCACCAAGGACGGGCAGATCGCCGGGCCTCGGGTGGTCGAGCACATGGTCGACACGGTGCTCTATTTCGAGGGCGAGCGCGGCCACCAGTTCCGCATCCTGCGCTCGGTCAAGAACCGCTTCGGCCCGGCCGACGAGATCGGCGTTTTCGAGATGACCGGCGGCGGGCTTGCCGAGGTGCTCAACCCCTCGGCGCTGTTCCTGTCGGAGCGGGGCACCCCCGCGCCCGGGTCGGTGGTCTTTTCCGGAATCGAGGGCACCCGCCCGGTGCTGGTCGAGTTCCAGGCGCTCGTCGCCCCAACGCCGCAGTCGCAACCGCGACGCTCGGTCGTTGGCTGGGATGGCGGACGCCTTGCGATGATCCTCGCCGTGCTCGAGGCGCGATGCGGCATCCCCTTTGCGGGACTCGATGTCTACCTCAACGTCGCGGGCGGCATGAAAATCAACGAACCGGCGGCGGATCTGGCCGTGGCGGCTGCGCTGCTTTCCGCCCGCGAGGATATTGCCGTACCCCCGGAAACAGTTGTTTTCGGCGAAATCAGCCTCTCTGGCGCCCTCAGACCGGTCGGCCAGACCGAAAACAGGTTGAAAGAGGCGCAAAAACTTGGTTTTTCCAACGCGATCCTGCCAAGGGGCGGAAAGGCCACGGGCAAAAGCGGCATGTCGCTCAGCCAGATGCCCGATCTGGTCACTCTGGTGGGAGAGATGTTCGGCGCCGGCTAA
- a CDS encoding CvpA family protein gives MDGFTIIDGVVALVIVLSALLAYSRGLVRESLAILGWIVAAILAFIFAPQVQPLVKEIPVLGDFLADSCELSIIAAFAAVFALALVVVSLFTPVFSSLVQRSALGGLDQGLGFLFGVARGVLLVAIAFFVYETVITAQDIPMVDDSRSAAVFAQFTSKIEAQNPEAALGWITAQYEQLVGVCEAPGASDA, from the coding sequence ATGGACGGATTCACTATCATCGACGGGGTCGTCGCGCTCGTCATCGTGCTGTCGGCACTGCTCGCCTATTCGCGCGGGCTGGTGCGCGAATCGCTGGCCATCCTGGGCTGGATCGTCGCGGCGATCCTTGCCTTTATCTTCGCGCCGCAGGTGCAGCCGCTGGTCAAGGAAATCCCGGTGCTCGGCGACTTCCTCGCCGACAGCTGCGAGCTGTCGATCATCGCCGCCTTCGCCGCGGTCTTTGCGCTGGCGCTGGTCGTCGTCTCGCTCTTCACCCCGGTCTTTTCCAGCCTGGTGCAGCGCTCGGCGCTCGGTGGGCTCGATCAGGGGCTCGGGTTTCTCTTCGGCGTGGCGCGCGGCGTGCTGCTCGTGGCGATCGCCTTCTTCGTCTACGAGACGGTGATCACCGCGCAGGATATCCCCATGGTCGACGATTCGCGCTCGGCGGCGGTCTTCGCCCAGTTCACCAGCAAAATCGAGGCGCAGAATCCAGAGGCCGCGCTCGGCTGGATCACCGCGCAATACGAGCAGCTCGTGGGCGTCTGCGAAGCGCCGGGCGCCAGCGACGCCTGA
- the purF gene encoding amidophosphoribosyltransferase, which produces MPPAHPFDFDSVDADKLHEECGVFGVNGVTDAANFVALGLHALQHRGQEAGGIVSYHPEYGFNSARRFGYVRDNFTRASLMETLPGELAIGHVRYSTAGSKGAAIRDVQPFFGEFSMGGAAIAHNGNITNADALRRELIERGSIFQSSSDSECIIHLMARSLQRDIPARMEDALRRVEGAFSVVAMTRTKLIGVRDPLGVRPLVLGKLADDGYVLSSETCALDIIGAEFVREIEPGEMVVISGGKVESRRPFRAQPSKFCIFEHVYFSRPDSIIGGRSVYETRRQIGVELAREAPVEADLVCPVPDSGTPAAIGYAHESGIPYGMGIIRNQYMGRTFIEPTEQIRNMGVRLKLNVNRALIRGKRVILVDDSVVRGTTSRKIKEMILDAGAAEVHFRIASPPTAWPCFYGVDTPQREKLLAATMSEDEMREHLGVDSLKFISLDGLYRAVGASEEGRNNKCPQYCDACFSGEYPVEPADMIEKGFKLKTAAE; this is translated from the coding sequence ATGCCCCCCGCCCATCCCTTTGATTTCGACTCCGTCGATGCCGACAAGCTGCACGAAGAGTGCGGCGTGTTCGGGGTCAATGGGGTGACCGACGCGGCGAATTTCGTCGCCCTCGGCCTGCACGCGCTGCAGCACCGGGGACAGGAAGCCGGCGGGATCGTCTCCTACCACCCCGAGTACGGGTTCAACTCGGCCCGCCGCTTCGGCTACGTGCGCGACAACTTCACCCGCGCCTCGCTCATGGAAACCCTGCCCGGCGAGCTTGCCATCGGCCATGTGCGCTACTCGACCGCCGGCTCGAAAGGCGCGGCGATCCGCGACGTGCAGCCGTTCTTTGGCGAGTTCTCGATGGGCGGTGCCGCCATCGCACACAACGGCAACATCACCAATGCCGACGCGCTGCGCCGCGAGCTGATCGAGCGCGGCTCGATCTTCCAGAGCTCCTCGGACAGCGAGTGCATCATCCACCTGATGGCCCGCTCGCTGCAGCGGGACATCCCGGCCCGCATGGAAGACGCGCTGCGCCGGGTCGAGGGTGCCTTCTCGGTGGTCGCCATGACCCGCACCAAGCTGATCGGCGTGCGCGACCCGCTGGGCGTGCGCCCGCTGGTGCTCGGCAAGCTGGCCGACGACGGCTACGTGCTGAGCTCGGAAACCTGCGCGCTCGACATCATCGGCGCAGAGTTCGTGCGCGAGATCGAGCCCGGCGAGATGGTCGTCATCTCGGGGGGCAAGGTCGAGAGCCGCCGTCCGTTCCGCGCCCAGCCCTCGAAGTTCTGCATCTTCGAGCACGTGTACTTCTCGCGGCCCGACTCGATCATCGGCGGCCGCTCGGTCTACGAGACCCGCCGGCAGATTGGCGTCGAGCTGGCTCGAGAGGCGCCGGTTGAGGCCGACCTCGTCTGCCCGGTGCCCGACAGCGGCACCCCCGCGGCGATCGGTTATGCCCATGAAAGCGGCATTCCCTATGGCATGGGGATCATCCGCAACCAGTACATGGGCCGGACCTTCATCGAGCCGACCGAGCAGATCCGCAACATGGGCGTGCGCCTCAAGCTCAACGTCAACCGCGCGCTGATCCGTGGCAAGCGGGTTATCTTGGTGGACGACTCGGTCGTGCGCGGCACCACCTCGCGCAAGATCAAGGAGATGATCCTTGATGCCGGCGCCGCTGAGGTGCACTTCCGCATCGCCTCGCCGCCCACCGCCTGGCCGTGCTTCTACGGCGTCGACACACCGCAGCGCGAAAAGCTGCTGGCCGCGACGATGTCCGAAGACGAGATGCGCGAGCACCTCGGCGTCGACAGCCTCAAGTTCATCTCGCTCGACGGTCTTTACCGCGCCGTCGGGGCGAGCGAAGAGGGCCGCAACAACAAGTGCCCGCAGTATTGCGACGCCTGCTTCTCGGGCGAGTACCCGGTCGAGCCGGCGGACATGATCGAGAAGGGCTTCAAGCTCAAGACTGCGGCAGAGTAA
- a CDS encoding amidophosphoribosyltransferase, with amino-acid sequence MANSTPPKVAASATTQAPLPRGIALLGVRGSNRDPRALVRLPDGRVMTVGVGTQIGRQKIVAIDEDRIALSKGGSAEWIKLP; translated from the coding sequence ATGGCAAATTCCACCCCCCCGAAGGTTGCCGCCAGCGCCACCACGCAGGCGCCTTTGCCGCGCGGCATCGCCTTGCTAGGCGTGCGCGGCTCGAACCGCGATCCCCGCGCTCTGGTGCGGCTTCCCGATGGCCGGGTGATGACCGTCGGCGTCGGCACGCAGATCGGCCGCCAGAAGATCGTTGCCATCGACGAGGACCGCATTGCCCTTTCCAAGGGTGGCTCCGCCGAGTGGATCAAGCTGCCCTGA
- a CDS encoding SDR family NAD(P)-dependent oxidoreductase has product MSEKIALVTGASRGLGFALAEALAPEYHIVAVGRTVGGLEDLDDRIKAKGGAATLAPMDITKPEAMAQLCRSVWDRWGGIALWLHTAVHAAPLAPANHLDQKDWAKSIATNLTATGVLIPYITPLLGAEGRAVFFEDDHSGQKFYGHYGTTKGAQIALARSWQAETGKTGPKVDIVSPRPMHTTTRVVFHPGEDKTVLASPYAEASRLLADLHLI; this is encoded by the coding sequence ATGAGTGAAAAGATCGCCCTTGTCACCGGAGCCTCGCGCGGGCTGGGCTTTGCCCTCGCCGAAGCGCTCGCACCGGAATACCACATCGTCGCCGTCGGCCGCACCGTCGGCGGGCTCGAGGATCTCGACGACCGCATCAAGGCCAAGGGCGGGGCGGCGACGCTCGCCCCCATGGACATCACCAAGCCCGAGGCCATGGCGCAGCTCTGCCGTTCGGTCTGGGATCGCTGGGGCGGAATTGCGCTCTGGCTGCACACCGCTGTACATGCGGCGCCGCTGGCCCCGGCCAACCACCTTGACCAGAAGGACTGGGCGAAGTCGATCGCGACCAACCTGACCGCGACAGGCGTGCTGATCCCCTACATCACCCCGCTGCTCGGCGCCGAGGGCCGTGCCGTCTTCTTCGAGGATGACCACTCGGGTCAGAAGTTTTACGGCCACTACGGCACCACCAAGGGCGCGCAGATTGCGCTCGCGCGGAGCTGGCAGGCAGAGACAGGCAAAACCGGCCCGAAGGTCGACATCGTCAGCCCCAGGCCGATGCACACCACCACCCGCGTGGTCTTCCACCCCGGCGAGGACAAGACCGTGCTCGCCTCGCCCTACGCCGAGGCGTCGCGGCTTCTGGCTGATCTGCACCTTATCTGA
- a CDS encoding molybdate ABC transporter substrate-binding protein, with protein sequence MPSQELVILVPLAIKSVIGSLRGCIEQAAGVSLRPVHDLNPAIAERVFSGRRGDIGLSNPQYVRQLTDAGYVDRAAHRAFGRVRLAVARQHGAGGPVVTGTEEIVALLTSAQSIGYTGAGTSGRTFLGVLGRLGLVANVGPRCRPMGGGAPVLAVAAGEIEFAVVPLTTILGSPGVEPAAIFPDELDTHIDMSVFVTRTAAPEAMAVLDFLTSPELDAQLAANGVSRFTLG encoded by the coding sequence ATGCCATCGCAGGAACTTGTCATACTCGTGCCGCTGGCGATCAAGTCGGTGATCGGCTCGCTGCGCGGGTGCATCGAACAAGCGGCGGGCGTCTCGCTGCGCCCGGTACATGATCTCAATCCCGCGATTGCCGAGCGTGTCTTCTCGGGCCGCCGTGGCGACATCGGGCTGAGCAATCCGCAATACGTCCGGCAGCTCACCGACGCGGGCTATGTGGATCGTGCCGCGCATCGGGCCTTCGGCAGGGTGCGGCTCGCGGTGGCGCGCCAGCACGGAGCCGGCGGGCCGGTGGTGACCGGAACCGAAGAGATCGTCGCGCTGCTGACGTCGGCGCAGAGCATCGGCTACACCGGGGCGGGCACCAGCGGGCGGACCTTCCTGGGCGTCTTGGGGCGGCTCGGGCTCGTGGCGAACGTGGGGCCGCGCTGCCGGCCCATGGGGGGCGGCGCGCCGGTCCTCGCCGTGGCCGCAGGAGAGATCGAGTTCGCGGTGGTGCCGCTGACGACGATCCTCGGCAGTCCGGGTGTCGAGCCCGCAGCGATCTTTCCCGACGAGCTCGACACGCATATCGACATGTCTGTCTTTGTCACGCGGACAGCGGCGCCCGAGGCGATGGCTGTCCTTGACTTCCTGACCTCGCCGGAGCTCGACGCGCAGCTGGCGGCCAACGGGGTGTCCCGCTTCACGCTGGGCTGA
- the surE gene encoding 5'/3'-nucleotidase SurE produces the protein MRILITNDDGINAPGLAVLQAIAEELAGPEGEVWTVAPAFEQSGVAHCISYTHPMMIAEMGPRRWAAEGSPADCVLAGLHDVMKDCPPDLVLSGVNRGNNSAENALYSGTLGGAMEGALQGLPSIALSQYLGPRTRDLTNPFETAAAHGAEVIRRILAAGTESDGDYRLFWNVNFPPCPAEEVKGTRVVPQGRRAETNYSVEPHLSPSGRRFLWIRGGDQRRPAPAGTDAAANLESYISVTPMRADLTDHAALAALEGAFT, from the coding sequence ATGCGCATTCTCATCACCAATGACGACGGCATCAACGCCCCGGGGCTGGCGGTGCTGCAGGCCATCGCCGAAGAGCTCGCCGGACCCGAGGGCGAGGTCTGGACAGTGGCGCCCGCCTTCGAGCAATCGGGGGTGGCCCATTGCATCAGCTACACCCACCCAATGATGATCGCCGAGATGGGACCACGCCGCTGGGCCGCCGAGGGCAGCCCCGCCGACTGCGTTCTGGCCGGCCTGCATGACGTGATGAAGGACTGCCCGCCCGACCTCGTGCTCTCCGGCGTGAACCGGGGCAACAACTCGGCCGAGAACGCGCTCTATTCCGGCACACTCGGCGGCGCCATGGAAGGCGCGCTGCAGGGGCTGCCGTCGATTGCGCTGTCGCAGTACCTCGGGCCGCGCACCCGCGACCTGACGAACCCCTTCGAGACCGCCGCCGCCCATGGCGCCGAGGTGATCCGTCGCATCCTCGCAGCGGGCACCGAGAGCGATGGCGACTATCGGCTGTTCTGGAACGTAAACTTCCCGCCCTGCCCCGCGGAGGAGGTCAAGGGCACCCGCGTCGTGCCGCAGGGCCGCCGGGCCGAGACCAACTACTCGGTCGAGCCGCACCTCTCGCCCTCGGGCCGGCGCTTCCTGTGGATCCGGGGCGGCGACCAGCGACGGCCCGCGCCCGCGGGCACCGATGCGGCGGCGAACCTCGAGAGCTACATCTCGGTTACCCCGATGCGCGCCGACCTGACCGACCATGCCGCGCTGGCCGCCCTTGAAGGGGCCTTCACATGA
- a CDS encoding protein-L-isoaspartate(D-aspartate) O-methyltransferase produces the protein MSFDADAKMQLLFALRSRGVTDSLVLEAMEKIDRGLFVKGYFTDRAYEDMPLPIPCGQTISQPSVVGLMTQALNVSNRDKVLEVGTGSGYQAAILSQLARRVYTVDRHRRLVVEARKVFDTLDLSNITAFTADGSFGLPDQAPFDRILVTAAAEDPPGPLLAQLRIGGIMVLPVGQSDTVQHLIRVTRTEQGFDYDELRPVRFVPLVEGLAKES, from the coding sequence ATGAGTTTCGACGCCGACGCCAAGATGCAGCTTCTTTTCGCCTTGCGCTCGCGCGGGGTGACCGACAGCCTCGTGCTCGAGGCGATGGAGAAGATCGACCGCGGGCTCTTCGTGAAAGGCTATTTCACCGACCGCGCCTATGAGGACATGCCGCTGCCGATCCCCTGCGGGCAGACCATCTCGCAGCCCTCGGTGGTCGGGCTGATGACCCAGGCGCTGAACGTGTCGAACCGCGACAAGGTGCTCGAGGTGGGCACCGGCTCGGGCTATCAGGCGGCAATCCTCAGCCAGTTGGCGCGGCGGGTCTATACGGTGGACCGTCACCGCCGTCTCGTGGTCGAGGCCCGCAAGGTGTTTGACACCCTCGATCTTTCGAATATCACCGCCTTCACTGCCGATGGCAGCTTTGGCCTTCCCGACCAGGCGCCCTTTGATCGCATTCTGGTGACCGCCGCGGCAGAAGACCCGCCCGGCCCGCTCTTGGCCCAGCTGCGGATTGGCGGTATCATGGTCCTGCCCGTGGGGCAGTCCGACACCGTGCAGCACCTCATCCGGGTCACCCGCACGGAACAGGGCTTTGACTATGACGAGCTGCGCCCCGTGCGCTTCGTGCCGCTTGTGGAAGGTCTGGCCAAGGAAAGCTGA